From Juglans regia cultivar Chandler chromosome 8, Walnut 2.0, whole genome shotgun sequence, the proteins below share one genomic window:
- the LOC109013954 gene encoding ribonuclease P protein subunit p25-like protein translates to MDRYQRVEKPRAETPIDANEIRITSQGRMRNYITYAMSLLQEEKGSSEIVFKAMGRAINKTVTIVELIKRRIVGLHQNTSIGSTDITDTWEPLEEGLLPLETTRHVSMITITLSKKELNTSSVGYQLPLPAEQVKPSTEFDYDGEGSPNGRGWGRGGRGRAKARGNGFVAADYEDGGWDRGRGNARGRGRGRGRGFRGRGRGWYSGPQVDTQQEGGYHREAPVQGRGRGRGRGNRGRGRGFRSNGLIPATA, encoded by the exons ATGGATCGGTACCAGAGAGTGGAGAAGCCGAGAGCTGAGACGCCGATTGATGCGAATGAGATTCGTATTACGAGTCAGGGAAGGATGCGCAACTATATCACCTATGCCATGAGCTTGCTTCAA gAGGAAAAAGGTTCAAGTGAAATTGTATTCAAGGCAATGGGAAGAGCCATCAACAAGACGGTGACAATTGTGGAGTTAATTAAG AGAAGAATTGTTGGCCTTCATCAGAATACTTCAATTGGATCCACCGATATAACTGATACATGGGAGCCCCTAGAGGAAGGCCTCCTTCC ATTGGAAACCACAAGGCATGTGTCAATGATAACAATAACCCTTTCAAAGAAGGAACTGAATACATCCTCTGTTGG GTACCAGCTTCCATTACCCGCAGAGCAGGTGAAGCCATCTACAGAGTTTGATTATGATGGAG AGGGTTCACCTAATGGTCGAGGTTGGGGCCGTGGTGGTAGAGGAAGGGCAAAAGCTAGAG GGAATGGTTTTGTGGCAGCTGATTATGAGGATGGAGGTTGGGACCGCGGTCGAGGCAATGCAAGGGGTAGGGGACGTGGAAGAGGACGTGGTTTCCGTGGCCGTGGAAGGGGATGGTATAGTGGACCTCAAGTTGATACACAGCAAGAGGGAGGATACCATCGAGAAGCACCTGTTCAAGGCcgtg GACGAGGCCGTGGGAGGGGAAATCGTGGAAGGGGCCGTGGCTTTAGATCCAATGGACTGATCCCGGCAACTGCATGA